The following are encoded in a window of Armatimonadota bacterium genomic DNA:
- a CDS encoding exo-alpha-sialidase: MKEEWKRTNPDLVVYLPKGIDGPDHTNQHFNVVATPSGAFLATWTSGTREAAPDQRVVFSRSTDRGKTWSEPEVLDGAKPDDPPGTGMASWQFPIICPGILPGGGTRIWCFYNKNIGIDDARAADTGVCRGRYSDDDGITWSEKTYDIPIEPNAISHPDPKVPPTWIVYQTPTVTPEGVVLAGFTRWASNAVDPNVGMFERASEVCFLRFENILTEADPDRLVVTTWPKTPHGLSAPNPFRPGINTAQEPTNPSLSDGRIICVMRTLLGRIYFALSEDDGRTWDEPRPLLYEPGGQPLLNPMAPCPLYKLKDGRFLLVYFNNDGSGHGGSGPTDSRNVRNPAWITIGREIPGEKKQPIRFGKPKVFASTDWTPISGTDTGTQVATYTSLVEDKGERILFYPDRKHFLLAKYLTDEWLADCDPDVVGVGP, translated from the coding sequence ATGAAAGAAGAATGGAAGCGCACCAATCCTGACTTAGTGGTATATCTTCCTAAAGGAATAGATGGGCCAGACCACACGAATCAGCATTTCAATGTCGTTGCAACGCCCAGCGGTGCATTTCTCGCCACCTGGACAAGTGGAACACGAGAAGCCGCTCCTGACCAACGTGTGGTTTTTAGCCGTTCGACAGACAGAGGCAAAACATGGTCGGAACCTGAAGTCCTAGACGGTGCAAAACCCGATGACCCGCCCGGCACAGGAATGGCAAGCTGGCAATTTCCAATAATCTGCCCTGGCATTCTGCCTGGAGGCGGCACGCGAATTTGGTGTTTTTACAACAAAAACATAGGTATCGATGATGCACGTGCGGCTGACACAGGTGTGTGTAGGGGCAGATATTCTGATGACGACGGAATAACTTGGAGTGAGAAGACGTATGACATACCAATTGAGCCGAATGCTATCAGCCATCCTGACCCAAAGGTTCCACCAACATGGATTGTTTATCAAACGCCAACCGTAACACCTGAGGGCGTAGTTTTAGCAGGTTTTACTCGGTGGGCAAGCAACGCGGTTGACCCAAACGTCGGCATGTTTGAACGAGCATCAGAAGTATGTTTTCTGCGCTTTGAGAATATTTTGACCGAAGCCGATCCTGACAGACTCGTGGTTACAACATGGCCCAAAACACCCCATGGGCTCTCAGCTCCAAATCCTTTTCGACCCGGCATCAATACCGCTCAGGAGCCCACAAACCCATCTCTCTCAGATGGCAGGATAATCTGCGTTATGCGAACGTTACTTGGAAGGATTTACTTTGCGCTGTCTGAAGATGATGGCCGCACATGGGATGAACCGCGCCCACTTCTTTACGAACCTGGTGGACAACCGCTATTAAATCCAATGGCTCCTTGTCCACTATACAAGCTCAAGGACGGACGATTTCTACTCGTTTACTTCAACAACGATGGCAGTGGACACGGAGGCAGTGGGCCAACAGACAGCAGGAACGTCAGAAACCCGGCTTGGATTACGATTGGAAGAGAAATACCTGGCGAAAAGAAACAACCAATTAGATTCGGCAAACCCAAGGTATTTGCATCTACAGATTGGACGCCTATCTCAGGTACAGATACGGGAACACAAGTTGCGACATATACTAGCTTAGTAGAAGACAAAGGTGAACGCATTCTTTTTTACCCAGACAGGAAGCATTTCTTGCTCGCAAAATATTTAACCGACGAATGGCTTGCAGATTGCGACCCAGACGTTGTCGGCGTCGGGCCATAG
- a CDS encoding sulfatase-like hydrolase/transferase yields the protein MNARIKPNVLFLITDQHNRRIAGFAGNKTACTPNLDRLAAESIYFSNTYCQVPLCTPSRISMWTGRVPHKCGAWTNYSPIFQEYLTMPEHFAKHGYITCGVGKMHVGGIRPMNGFQYRPYGDLIPNRFCCHQPDPLWTAKDQQWTQHSIGHFPFAGESEIPESLLQENIVTRETLAFILDHNQKNPNQPWFVCASYSRPHHPLTAPPRFFRKYWPDAPELHPLPKGFPEQIHPHDKFIVDDYQLAKFSEKERRKGLSAYYASVEFVDSCIGELLNSLESKNLLENTVIVYVSDHGDLMSEHGLWWKRSYYDGSASVPLLIRIPPTLKETQDPSKMESQKITEIVELLDLFPTLCDLCSIPKPENLDGESLLSFNKQKRLKSTARSELIARKETTFRMIRTPEWKYVEFPEFPPVLFNMIEDPEENHNLALEPKYSAIVNELHAWSWKDEQSWESLYAKKQADRERAIREGCTVNDCCPNQYSLPNGEIVQAEEMLYKQFL from the coding sequence ATGAACGCTAGAATAAAACCAAATGTACTTTTTCTAATTACTGATCAGCATAATCGGCGTATTGCTGGGTTCGCTGGAAATAAAACAGCTTGCACACCAAACCTCGACCGCCTCGCCGCTGAGTCAATTTACTTTTCGAATACATACTGCCAGGTGCCACTTTGCACACCATCGCGTATTAGCATGTGGACTGGTCGAGTACCTCACAAATGTGGTGCTTGGACGAATTACTCGCCGATATTCCAAGAATACTTAACAATGCCGGAGCACTTTGCAAAACATGGCTATATAACTTGCGGTGTTGGGAAAATGCACGTTGGCGGTATCCGGCCGATGAACGGTTTTCAATACCGACCTTACGGCGATTTGATTCCCAACCGGTTTTGCTGTCATCAACCTGACCCACTTTGGACTGCAAAGGACCAGCAATGGACTCAGCACAGTATTGGCCATTTTCCCTTTGCAGGGGAATCTGAAATTCCCGAAAGTTTACTCCAAGAAAACATTGTTACAAGGGAAACCTTGGCTTTCATTCTCGACCACAATCAAAAAAATCCCAATCAACCATGGTTTGTTTGCGCTTCCTATTCGCGTCCCCATCATCCTCTAACAGCACCTCCTCGTTTTTTTAGAAAATACTGGCCAGATGCACCTGAGCTTCACCCATTGCCAAAAGGTTTTCCAGAGCAAATCCATCCACATGACAAGTTTATTGTAGACGATTACCAACTCGCGAAGTTTTCCGAAAAAGAACGCCGAAAAGGGCTCTCCGCATATTATGCATCTGTTGAGTTTGTTGATTCTTGCATAGGCGAATTGCTCAACAGTCTAGAAAGCAAAAACCTGCTTGAAAACACCGTCATTGTCTATGTTTCAGACCATGGAGACCTGATGTCAGAACATGGCCTTTGGTGGAAGCGAAGTTACTACGATGGATCGGCATCGGTACCGCTTCTAATCCGCATCCCACCAACTCTCAAAGAAACACAAGATCCTAGCAAAATGGAATCGCAAAAGATAACGGAAATCGTGGAATTGCTTGACCTTTTCCCAACCCTTTGCGACCTATGTAGCATTCCGAAGCCGGAAAATCTCGATGGGGAAAGCCTTTTATCGTTCAATAAACAAAAAAGATTAAAGTCAACCGCAAGGAGCGAGCTTATTGCAAGAAAAGAAACCACTTTCCGAATGATTCGAACGCCGGAGTGGAAGTACGTGGAGTTTCCTGAATTCCCACCAGTCTTATTTAATATGATTGAGGACCCCGAGGAAAATCACAATCTTGCACTAGAGCCGAAATATTCGGCAATAGTAAATGAACTTCACGCCTGGTCATGGAAAGACGAGCAATCTTGGGAAAGCCTTTATGCCAAAAAGCAAGCTGACCGCGAGCGCGCCATAAGAGAAGGCTGCACAGTTAACGATTGCTGCCCAAATCAGTACTCACTTCCAAACGGTGAGATTGTTCAGGCAGAAGAAATGCTCTACAAACAATTCTTATAG
- a CDS encoding sialidase family protein has product MGENFTRIYNFHGKKYSTCIDEDFITIHQHGKGRDTTNQQPCCTVLSNGTWMVCWTQATYEAAKDESVVGAVSHDYGKTWSNPFYIEEAKDERTASWGMLFSVPHTQRVYCFYWWNENACWLRDAGTIYFRFTEDEGKTWSDRYRIQLPRHEKNGLDIPGEEQHGWNTGFPILTPDGAMLLGFTKISPPSMVCEKPGHHYGDPDLWHTEVFFLRCANILTEDDPSKLEFIVTPEGDSGLWAPHNDEPERRFCQEPYMAVLPSGRIIATMRTRTGHPYYSISEDCGITWRKAEPFRIRPAGEKLKHPCGPCPITTTRDGRVLFFYRNDNAPVLGWTDRLCYWTNRDPFHVSVGREMPKFAQRFCSEEDNACIYFDAPKIILSGVEANPSEHPNIAKNYPRRHAQYPHFFQCADRFFVVYSNHKIDIRLKEIPTEMFAGYGLPIT; this is encoded by the coding sequence ATGGGCGAAAACTTTACGAGAATTTACAACTTTCATGGCAAAAAATACAGCACTTGCATTGATGAGGATTTCATCACGATACATCAGCATGGAAAAGGCAGGGATACGACTAACCAACAGCCATGCTGTACGGTCCTAAGTAACGGCACTTGGATGGTTTGCTGGACACAAGCGACCTACGAGGCCGCAAAGGATGAAAGTGTCGTCGGCGCAGTCAGCCACGATTATGGCAAGACATGGAGCAATCCGTTTTACATCGAAGAAGCAAAGGATGAACGAACAGCCTCATGGGGTATGCTTTTTTCGGTCCCCCATACCCAACGTGTTTACTGCTTTTACTGGTGGAATGAGAATGCGTGTTGGCTTAGGGATGCGGGCACAATATACTTTAGGTTCACTGAAGACGAAGGAAAAACATGGAGCGACCGATACCGAATTCAATTACCTCGCCATGAGAAAAACGGCCTTGACATTCCTGGCGAAGAACAGCACGGTTGGAACACTGGTTTCCCCATTCTTACCCCAGATGGCGCAATGCTCCTCGGTTTTACAAAGATATCGCCGCCGAGTATGGTTTGTGAAAAGCCTGGCCACCACTATGGAGACCCCGATCTGTGGCATACCGAGGTCTTCTTTCTTAGATGTGCAAATATCTTAACAGAGGACGACCCTTCCAAACTTGAGTTTATTGTAACTCCTGAAGGTGATTCTGGGCTTTGGGCACCACACAATGATGAGCCAGAACGCCGCTTCTGCCAGGAGCCCTATATGGCTGTATTACCAAGTGGACGAATAATTGCCACTATGCGCACGCGAACCGGCCATCCTTATTATTCAATAAGCGAAGACTGTGGAATTACTTGGCGAAAAGCTGAGCCTTTTCGAATTCGCCCAGCAGGCGAAAAACTCAAACACCCATGCGGACCTTGCCCTATTACAACAACAAGGGATGGACGCGTGCTTTTCTTCTACCGAAATGACAACGCTCCGGTCCTCGGCTGGACAGATCGCCTGTGCTATTGGACAAATAGAGACCCATTCCATGTTTCTGTTGGACGCGAGATGCCTAAATTTGCCCAACGATTTTGCTCCGAAGAAGACAACGCATGCATTTACTTCGATGCGCCGAAAATTATTCTTTCTGGCGTAGAAGCAAATCCTAGCGAACATCCCAATATCGCAAAAAATTACCCAAGACGTCATGCCCAATATCCACACTTCTTTCAATGCGCAGACCGCTTCTTCGTTGTATATTCAAATCACAAAATTGACATACGCTTGAAAGAAATTCCAACAGAAATGTTTGCAGGATATGGTTTGCCGATAACTTAG